In Comamonas koreensis, the genomic stretch ACCCATACGTTCGCACCTTTACACCATGCGGGCGCTTGTGCCGCCCAATGTTGGAAGAGGCTTGCAGCCCCGGATGCATTCGCACTGTACGTGTTCACATTTGCTTTGCGCGCCGCTTGGGCGACAGACGCGGGGGCGACAATGCAGGCCAGCGGCCAGCGGTGCGCTAGGGTTATCCCGAAAATGGCTGAACAACCATGTGGATAACTGCGCATCGCGGGCCATTTAACCCGCTAAGCCCATGTTTTTATTAGCCGCGTGTTACATTGCCCGCAATTTCAGCAAAACTGGCCTCATCCTTGCTATCCAGCATCAGTGCTTACCACACTTAGCTGGGCAGCTATGGTTTTGATATGGCCTATAGGATCCACACCCCATGCCCATCACCCCCGAGCTCTACAACGCCCAGATCGACAACGAAGATATCCAGGTCGATGCCTGGGCAGACACGCCGCTGCTGCAGTCGCTGGAAGAAGGCGGTGTGGACTGGCCCAGCTCCTGCCGCAATGGCACCTGCCGCACCTGTGTGGGTCGATTGAAATCGGGCAGTGTGCACTACGAGATCGAATGGCCCGGGCTCAGCGCCGAGGACAAGGAAGCGGGCTGCATCCTGCCCTGCGTGGCCTATCCGGATGGCAATGTGGTGCTGATGCGTGGCGAGTATTGACCCGCTGCGCCAGTCCCCAGAAGCGCCAAAGCCGCCCAGCCGGGGAGCAGCTGGTCTAAAATTGGGGTTTTTACTGTCTCACGCGCCGCAGATCTGCGCGCAGACACGACACAAGTTCTTTAAAGGCATTCCATGAGCAGCCCCCTGACCCCTGCGCCGATCTCTGCGGTGGAGGACATTGTTGCCGAGATGCGCGCTGGCCGCATGGTCGTTCTGGTCGATGAAGCCGACCGCGAGAACGAAGGTGATCTGGTGCTGGCCTCCGACCATGTCACACCGGAAGCCATCAACTTCATGGCCAAGTGGGGCCGGGGCCTCATCTGCCTGACCCTGACCCGCGAGCGCTGCGAGCGCCTGCAGCTGCGCCAGATGACCGCCAACAATGGCGCCCCGCTGTCCACCGCTTTCACCGTCTCGATCGAGGCGGCCGAAGGCGTGACCACCGGCATCTCTGCCGCAGACCGCGCCCGCACCGTGCAGGCCGCGGTGGCCGCCAATGCCCAGGCCAGCGACCTGGTGCAGCCCGGCCATATCTTCCCGCTGCAGGCGGTGGATGGCGGCGTGCTGATGCGCGCGGGTCACACCGAAGCCGGTTGCGACCTGGCGCGCCTGGCGGGCTGCTCGCCCTCTTCCGTCATCTGCGAAGTGATGAAGGACGACGGTACCATGGCCCGCCTGCCCGATCTGCAGCTGTTCTGCGCCGAGCACGGCATCAAGATCGGCACTATTGCCGACCTGATCGAATACCGCAGCCGCCACGAATCGCTGGTCGAGCGCATCAGCAGCCGCCCGCTGCAGACGGCGCATGGCGAATTCACCGCCCACCTCTACCAGGACCATGCCAGCCACGCGGTGCACATGGCCCTGGTCAAGGGCAGCGTGCAGACGGTCAGCGATGTACCCGTGCGCGTGCACGAGCCGCTGTCGGTGATGGACCTGCTCGAGAGCGGCCGCGCGATGCACAGCTGGACCCTGGACGCGAGCCTGGCCTATTTGCAGCAGCAAAACTGCGGCGTGGCCGTGCTGCTCAACTGCAATGAAAGCGCCTCCCAGCTGATCCGCCAGTTCGACGGCAAGGCACGCGCTGCGCAAGCGCCCGAGCGCGGCCGCATGGACCTGCGCACCTATGGCATCGGTGCCCAGATCCTGCGCGACTGTGGCGTGCAGAAGATGCGCCTGCTGGGCGCGCCCCGCCGCCTGCCCAGCATGGCCGGCTACGGGCTTGAGATCACCGGATACATCAACAAGGAATAAGCAGCATGTTTGGAGCAGAAAAAGGCAGTGCCATCAACCTGGATGGCAGCGCGCTTGCCATCGGCATTGTGCAGGCCCGGTTCAACGAAAGCATCACCGACAGCCTGGCCCAGGCCTGCCTGCAGGAGCTGGACGCCATGGGCGTGCAAGCCGAGAACATCCGCCATGTCAAAGTGCCCGGCGCACTCGAAGTGCCCGTGGCACTGCAGGCCATGGCCGAATCCGAAGAATTCGACGCGCTGATTGCGCTGGGCTGCATCATCCGCGGCGAAACCTACCACTTTGAACTGGTGGCCAACGAATCGGGCGCTGGCGTCACCCGCATCGGCCTGGATTTCCAGATCCCCGTGGCCAACGCCATCCTCACCACTGAAAACGAAGCCCAGGCCATCGCCCGCCAGATCGACAAGGGGCGCGATGCCGCCATCGTCGCTGTCGAGATGGCCAATCTGCTGAAAACACTATGAACGAAAACGACCAGAGCGACTCTTCCTCCAGCCAGCGCCCTCCGCGCCAGGCCCGCAAGGGTCTGACCTCCACCGGCGCGCGCAAGGCCGCCTCCAAGTCCACCCGCAGCCGCTCGCGTGAGTTCGCGCTGCAGGCGCTCTACCAGTACATCCTGAGCGGCAACAGCGCCACCGAGATCGACCTGTTCACGCGCGATCTGGCGGGCTTTCACAAGGCCGATGCTGCCCACTACGACGCACTGCTGCACGGATGCATCGAGGCGGCCGAGCAGCTCAATGCGCAGATCCTGCCCCATCTGGACCGCAAGATGGAAGAGATCTCGCCCATCGAGCATGCCTGCATGTGGATTGGCGTCTATGAATTCCAGCACTGCCTGGATGTGCCATGGCGCGTGGTCATCAACGAAAGTATCGAGCTGGCCAAGGAATTTGGCGGCACCGACGGCTACAAGTATGTGAACGCCGTGCTCAACGCGCTGGCCCCAAGCTTGCGCGCCGCCGAAGTGACTGCTGACCGCAACAACGCGGCCTGATCGCCCTGACCACCGATGCCCATGCCTGCGCGCTGGCATCGGTTTTTCTAAGGGCTTAGCCGCTGCCAGTTATACTTTTGATAGCACACTCCGTGCTTGCCCATATGCCGCCAACGCTGTGGGAGCCCTCTGATCCAAGCTGAAGACCATGAAAATCGCCACCCGAGCCGAGCGCATTGAGCCGTTTTATGTGATGGAGGTCGCCAAGGCCGCCCAGGCACTGGCGGCCCAGGTGGCGGGCAGCGCGGAGCCGATGATCTTCCTGAACATCGGCGAGCCGGACTTCACCGCACCGCAGCTGGTGCAGCAGGCCGCCGAGCGCGCCATTGGCGAAGGCCGCACGCAGTACACCCCGGCGCTGGGCATCGAGCCCTTGCGCCAGGCGCTGTCCGACTGGTACAAGCAGCGCTTTGGCATCGATGTGCCGGCGCGCCGCATCGTCATCACCGCCGGCGCATCGGCTGCCTTGCAGCTCGTGTGCCTGTCGCTGATCGATGCCGGCGACGAGATCCTGATGCCCGACCCCAGCTACCCCTGCAACCGCCACTTTGTCAGCGCAGCAGAAGGCCAGGCGGTGCTGCTGCCCACGACGGCCGAGGAGCGCTTTCAGCTGAGCGCCGACAAGGTGCAGGCCGCCTGGGGCGACAAGACCCGTGGCGTGCTGCTGGCCTCGCCCTCCAACCCCACGGGCAGCTCGATTGCGCCGCAGGAGCTGCGCCGCATCCACGAGGTGGTCAAGGCCCGCGACGGCCTGACCATCATCGACGAGATCTACTTGGGCCTGTCCTATGACGAGGCCTTTGGCCAGACTGCGCTCGCGATCGATGACAACATCATCTCGATCAACAGCTTCAGCAAGTACTTCAACATGACCGGCTGGCGCCTGGGCTGGGCCGTGGTGCCCGAGGCCCTGGTGCCGGTGATCGAGCGCGTGGCGCAGAACCTGTTCATCTGCGCCAGCACGATTGCGCAACACGCAGCGCTGGCCTGTTTTGCGCCCGAGAGCATTGCCGAGTACGAGCGCCGCCGCGCCGAGTTCAAGGCCCGGCGCGATTACTTCATCCCCGCGCTCGAAGCGCTGGGCCTGCCGGTGCCGGTCGCGCCCGATGGCGCTTTCTACGCCTGGGCCGATTGCACGCAGGCGGCCAAGAAGCTGGGCGTGGAAGGCTCCTGGGACTTTGCCTATGCGGTGATGGAGCGGGCCCACCTGGCCATCACGCCGGGGCGCGACTTTGGCAGCCATGACACCGGCCGCTTCGTGCGCTTTTCGACCGCCAACTCGATGGAGCAGCTGCAAGAGGCCATTGCCCGGCTGCGCAAGCTGCTGGCCTGATGATGCAGACCGCTGCGCCTTGCCCACTGCCAGTCGCCCCGCAAGGGGTGCGGCGCAGCGCCACCTTTCAGCCACGCTATAAAGCCCCTTTGAAAGGCGATAGCCATGGCCTTTGAGTTTCCGATCCGCATGTACTGGGAGGACACCGATGCCGGCGGCATCGTGTTCTACGCGAACTACCTCAAGTTCATGGAGCGGGGCCGCACCGAATGGCTGCGCTCACTGGGACTGGAGCAGCAGCGCCTGCGCGAGCAGGTGGGCGGCATGTTTGTGGTCAGCGAAGCCCATATCAAATATTTACAACCTGCACGTCTGGACGATGAACTCATCGTGACGGCAGCGCTCCAAGAAGCGGGGCGCGCTTCGATGCAGATCGCGCAGCGCGTGCTCTTAAAACAGAAGCAACCAACAGATACACCTCAACTGCTGTGTGAGGGCACAATCCGTATCGGCTGGGTCGATGCCCTCAGCATGCGCCCGGCAAGAATTCCTCAATCCCTGATCCAAACCATCTCATGAATTCCCAAGAAATGTCCATTGCGAGCCTGGTCTTGCACGCCAGCTGGGTGGTGCAACTCGTGATGCTGATCCTGGTGGCCGCCTCGGTCGCCTGCTGGGCCACGATCCTGCGCAAGGTCGGCATGCTCAAAGCCATCAAGAACAAGAATGAGAGCTTCGAGAGCGACTTCTGGTCCGGCTCCAGCCTCAACGAGCTCTACCAGAACGCGATGCACAACGTCAAAGCCTGCGGCCCGATGGAACGCATCTTTGCCAGCGGCATGCGCGAGTACCAGAAACTGCGCGAGCGCCACATCACCAACCCCGACACCCTGCTCGACGGCACCCGCCGCGCGATGCG encodes the following:
- the ribH gene encoding 6,7-dimethyl-8-ribityllumazine synthase, which encodes MFGAEKGSAINLDGSALAIGIVQARFNESITDSLAQACLQELDAMGVQAENIRHVKVPGALEVPVALQAMAESEEFDALIALGCIIRGETYHFELVANESGAGVTRIGLDFQIPVANAILTTENEAQAIARQIDKGRDAAIVAVEMANLLKTL
- the ybgC gene encoding tol-pal system-associated acyl-CoA thioesterase, which codes for MAFEFPIRMYWEDTDAGGIVFYANYLKFMERGRTEWLRSLGLEQQRLREQVGGMFVVSEAHIKYLQPARLDDELIVTAALQEAGRASMQIAQRVLLKQKQPTDTPQLLCEGTIRIGWVDALSMRPARIPQSLIQTIS
- the ribBA gene encoding bifunctional 3,4-dihydroxy-2-butanone-4-phosphate synthase/GTP cyclohydrolase II, which translates into the protein MSSPLTPAPISAVEDIVAEMRAGRMVVLVDEADRENEGDLVLASDHVTPEAINFMAKWGRGLICLTLTRERCERLQLRQMTANNGAPLSTAFTVSIEAAEGVTTGISAADRARTVQAAVAANAQASDLVQPGHIFPLQAVDGGVLMRAGHTEAGCDLARLAGCSPSSVICEVMKDDGTMARLPDLQLFCAEHGIKIGTIADLIEYRSRHESLVERISSRPLQTAHGEFTAHLYQDHASHAVHMALVKGSVQTVSDVPVRVHEPLSVMDLLESGRAMHSWTLDASLAYLQQQNCGVAVLLNCNESASQLIRQFDGKARAAQAPERGRMDLRTYGIGAQILRDCGVQKMRLLGAPRRLPSMAGYGLEITGYINKE
- a CDS encoding 2Fe-2S iron-sulfur cluster-binding protein, with translation MPITPELYNAQIDNEDIQVDAWADTPLLQSLEEGGVDWPSSCRNGTCRTCVGRLKSGSVHYEIEWPGLSAEDKEAGCILPCVAYPDGNVVLMRGEY
- the nusB gene encoding transcription antitermination factor NusB; amino-acid sequence: MNENDQSDSSSSQRPPRQARKGLTSTGARKAASKSTRSRSREFALQALYQYILSGNSATEIDLFTRDLAGFHKADAAHYDALLHGCIEAAEQLNAQILPHLDRKMEEISPIEHACMWIGVYEFQHCLDVPWRVVINESIELAKEFGGTDGYKYVNAVLNALAPSLRAAEVTADRNNAA
- a CDS encoding pyridoxal phosphate-dependent aminotransferase; protein product: MKIATRAERIEPFYVMEVAKAAQALAAQVAGSAEPMIFLNIGEPDFTAPQLVQQAAERAIGEGRTQYTPALGIEPLRQALSDWYKQRFGIDVPARRIVITAGASAALQLVCLSLIDAGDEILMPDPSYPCNRHFVSAAEGQAVLLPTTAEERFQLSADKVQAAWGDKTRGVLLASPSNPTGSSIAPQELRRIHEVVKARDGLTIIDEIYLGLSYDEAFGQTALAIDDNIISINSFSKYFNMTGWRLGWAVVPEALVPVIERVAQNLFICASTIAQHAALACFAPESIAEYERRRAEFKARRDYFIPALEALGLPVPVAPDGAFYAWADCTQAAKKLGVEGSWDFAYAVMERAHLAITPGRDFGSHDTGRFVRFSTANSMEQLQEAIARLRKLLA